In Thermotomaculum hydrothermale, a single genomic region encodes these proteins:
- the accC gene encoding acetyl-CoA carboxylase biotin carboxylase subunit, with protein sequence MFKKILIANRGEIALRVINACRELGIKTVAVYSEADKDSLHVKFADECICIGPPQSYKSYLHIPSIIAAAEITGADAIHPGYGFLAENAQFAEVCKSCGITFIGPEPDHIRLMGDKAVARQTVMKKNVPVVPGSEGGLSDIGELKSLAAKIGYPVILKASAGGGGKGMRVVWSEDELQSQFETAKNEAMAAFGNPEIYLEKYIVNPRHIEIQIVADKFGHVIYLGERECSIQRNHQKIIEEAPSSVLTDDLRKAMGQAAKKVASAIGYSNVGTVEFLLDKDNNFYFMEMNTRIQVEHTVTEGITDIDLVKLQIELAAGEKLKLKQKDIRITGHAIECRVNAEDPKTFMPSPGKIEAFHTPGGPGIRIDTAAYAGYTVPPYYDSMIAKVIAHGRNREEAIARMKRALEMFLIEGIKTNIPLHLKILEDEFFIKGEINTHFMEEFFRRNEISGTE encoded by the coding sequence ATGTTTAAAAAGATTCTTATTGCGAACAGAGGAGAGATTGCTCTTCGAGTAATTAATGCTTGCAGGGAATTGGGAATAAAAACTGTTGCAGTATACTCTGAAGCAGACAAAGACTCTCTTCATGTTAAATTTGCTGATGAGTGCATATGCATAGGTCCTCCGCAAAGTTATAAAAGTTATTTGCATATACCTTCTATCATTGCAGCGGCAGAAATTACAGGGGCTGATGCTATACACCCTGGATATGGTTTTCTTGCTGAAAATGCTCAATTTGCTGAAGTGTGTAAAAGTTGTGGCATTACTTTTATAGGGCCGGAACCTGATCACATAAGGCTTATGGGAGACAAGGCTGTTGCAAGGCAAACTGTAATGAAGAAAAATGTTCCTGTTGTTCCTGGTAGCGAAGGTGGATTGTCCGATATTGGTGAATTAAAGTCATTGGCAGCTAAAATTGGGTACCCTGTAATCCTTAAAGCCTCGGCAGGTGGAGGCGGAAAGGGAATGAGAGTTGTCTGGAGCGAGGATGAACTACAGTCGCAATTTGAAACAGCAAAAAATGAAGCAATGGCAGCTTTCGGCAATCCAGAGATATACCTTGAAAAATATATTGTTAATCCCAGGCATATTGAGATTCAGATTGTGGCGGATAAATTTGGCCATGTTATTTACCTTGGTGAAAGAGAATGCTCAATTCAAAGGAATCATCAGAAAATTATTGAAGAGGCACCGTCATCGGTTTTGACTGATGATTTAAGAAAAGCCATGGGACAGGCTGCAAAAAAAGTTGCATCTGCTATTGGATACTCCAATGTGGGAACGGTGGAATTTTTATTAGACAAGGACAATAACTTTTATTTTATGGAAATGAATACCAGAATTCAGGTAGAACATACTGTAACAGAAGGAATTACAGACATTGACCTTGTTAAACTTCAGATTGAGCTTGCAGCAGGGGAAAAATTAAAATTAAAACAAAAAGATATTAGGATTACTGGGCATGCAATTGAGTGCAGGGTAAATGCTGAAGACCCAAAAACTTTTATGCCATCTCCAGGTAAGATTGAAGCTTTTCATACCCCAGGAGGACCAGGAATAAGAATTGATACTGCAGCCTACGCAGGCTATACAGTTCCTCCATATTATGATTCAATGATTGCCAAAGTGATTGCCCATGGGAGAAACAGGGAAGAAGCAATTGCCAGAATGAAAAGGGCGTTGGAAATGTTTCTTATTGAGGGGATAAAAACAAATATCCCATTACATTTAAAGATTCTTGAAGACGAGTTTTTTATTAAAGGGGAAATTAATACACACTTTATGGAAGAGTTTTTCAGGAGAAATGAGATATCTGGTACTGAGTGA
- a CDS encoding metallophosphoesterase family protein, producing MRYLVLSDIHSNIDAFNSVLSFFKRKKYNKILFLGDLVGYAAAPNQVVEKFRSLKNVLYVRGNHDKVCSGIEKGNHFNDKAKAAALWTMKKLTRNNLNFLKKMPQGPLEVNNDILIAHGSPINEDFYIFSDFDAYQIFMQTNHFITFIGHTHLPIVYEFDGEDVNGFFLRDRMVIKLDRKKRYIINPGSVGQPRDRDPRASAIIYDSKLDKIYAYRINYNINKAFDRIVKERLPIHLAIRLGYGV from the coding sequence ATGAGATATCTGGTACTGAGTGATATTCACTCAAATATTGATGCTTTCAATTCGGTTTTATCTTTCTTTAAGAGGAAAAAATACAATAAAATTCTGTTTTTAGGTGACCTTGTAGGCTATGCTGCTGCCCCCAATCAGGTTGTTGAAAAATTCCGCTCATTGAAAAATGTGCTTTATGTTAGAGGGAATCACGATAAGGTATGTTCAGGCATAGAAAAAGGCAATCATTTTAATGATAAGGCAAAGGCAGCAGCTTTGTGGACTATGAAAAAGCTTACCAGGAATAACCTAAATTTTCTAAAAAAAATGCCCCAAGGACCCTTGGAAGTTAACAATGATATTCTAATAGCCCATGGTTCACCAATAAACGAAGACTTCTATATTTTTTCTGACTTTGATGCCTATCAGATTTTTATGCAGACAAATCACTTTATTACATTTATTGGGCATACTCACTTACCAATTGTATATGAGTTTGATGGAGAAGATGTAAATGGATTCTTTTTAAGGGATAGAATGGTAATAAAACTTGATAGGAAAAAAAGGTATATTATAAATCCTGGTTCTGTTGGCCAGCCAAGAGATAGAGACCCCAGAGCATCTGCTATTATTTATGACAGTAAACTTGACAAAATTTATGCGTATAGAATAAATTACAATATTAACAAAGCTTTTGATAGGATTGTTAAAGAAAGGCTTCCTATTCATCTTGCTATAAGGCTGGGGTATGGAGTTTAA
- a CDS encoding prepilin-type N-terminal cleavage/methylation domain-containing protein yields the protein MEFKGKKGFTVIELMVVMTIILLLASVAVKINKKAIIKAKEAVLKENLFQMRQAIEQYYADKGHYPDSLETLVDDGYMREIPKDPFTKSSDTWQVEYENPEDVGEDYEPGIIDVKSGYSGKALDGTNYDEW from the coding sequence ATGGAGTTTAAAGGGAAAAAGGGATTTACTGTAATTGAATTAATGGTCGTAATGACCATTATTCTTTTGCTGGCATCAGTGGCTGTTAAAATTAACAAAAAAGCCATTATTAAAGCAAAAGAAGCGGTATTAAAGGAGAACCTGTTTCAAATGAGGCAGGCTATTGAGCAGTACTATGCAGACAAGGGGCACTATCCAGATAGTCTTGAAACACTGGTTGACGATGGATATATGAGAGAAATCCCCAAAGACCCATTCACAAAATCTTCAGACACATGGCAGGTTGAATATGAAAACCCTGAAGATGTAGGTGAAGATTATGAGCCTGGTATAATTGATGTAAAAAGTGGATACTCAGGTAAAGCTCTGGATGGGACAAACTATGATGAGTGGTAA
- a CDS encoding type II secretion system protein, which yields MMSGNNKGYILTATIVMIVILSISMALIAEKWTYVVKREKENELLFRGEQYAQAIRRFYLTHKRYPFELKELIESNPRCIRRLYREPFSKDGKWGLIYLSDLASGKVFKKTNTAEEGNGKQTSNPNPVPVGQIYNKSSQPIITGQIVGVFSKSKDRPYKDFMKGDVYSDWKFIAPVITRNKKIELRRESDEIQRK from the coding sequence ATGATGAGTGGTAACAATAAGGGGTATATATTAACTGCTACAATAGTAATGATTGTAATCCTCTCTATTTCAATGGCTTTAATTGCGGAAAAATGGACATATGTTGTAAAAAGGGAAAAAGAAAATGAACTTTTATTTAGAGGAGAGCAATACGCTCAGGCTATAAGAAGGTTTTATTTAACCCATAAAAGGTATCCCTTTGAGTTAAAAGAATTAATTGAAAGTAATCCAAGGTGTATAAGAAGGCTTTACAGAGAGCCTTTTTCAAAGGATGGTAAATGGGGACTTATTTATTTGTCAGACCTGGCCAGCGGGAAAGTTTTTAAAAAAACAAATACTGCAGAAGAAGGAAACGGTAAGCAAACTTCAAACCCTAATCCTGTTCCAGTGGGACAAATATACAATAAATCAAGCCAGCCTATTATAACCGGGCAAATTGTAGGTGTATTTTCAAAGTCTAAAGACAGGCCTTATAAAGACTTTATGAAAGGGGATGTGTATTCAGATTGGAAGTTTATAGCCCCGGTAATAACCAGAAACAAGAAAATAGAATTAAGGAGAGAGTCTGATGAAATTCAACGAAAATAA
- a CDS encoding ArsR/SmtB family transcription factor, translating into MKFNENNLTTASECLKVLSHPLRLMILFLIKDQSLNVSSIEKLTGATQSNVSQHLAIMRYNGMVKQEKKGNEVYYTVATERLKKLLELIGELLCEKH; encoded by the coding sequence ATGAAATTCAACGAAAATAATTTAACGACTGCTTCCGAATGTTTAAAGGTGTTGTCCCATCCTCTGCGCTTAATGATACTTTTTTTAATTAAAGACCAATCTTTAAATGTTTCTTCAATTGAAAAGCTAACAGGGGCAACCCAGTCAAATGTATCACAGCACCTTGCAATAATGAGGTATAACGGGATGGTTAAACAGGAGAAAAAAGGGAATGAGGTATATTATACTGTTGCTACAGAAAGACTTAAAAAATTGTTGGAATTAATCGGAGAATTACTCTGTGAAAAACATTAA
- a CDS encoding phosphatidylglycerophosphatase A family protein — translation MKNINYIIATFFYCGYFPFAPGTFASLVAGLLGYFILLEANYLTLVAVFFIITIAGFLTSGIIENYENKEDPSIVVIDEASGILVSMLIVGFFYENYFLNFILSFVFFRFYDITKFFPVNKMEKIKGGSGIMLDDIVAGIMAGVSVLIIVFIAGKIK, via the coding sequence GTGAAAAACATTAACTATATTATTGCTACTTTCTTTTATTGCGGCTATTTTCCTTTTGCCCCCGGGACTTTTGCTTCTTTAGTTGCAGGTTTATTAGGTTATTTTATTCTTTTAGAGGCAAATTATTTAACTTTGGTAGCTGTTTTTTTCATTATTACCATTGCTGGTTTTTTAACATCAGGAATTATAGAAAATTACGAAAATAAAGAAGACCCTTCCATTGTGGTGATCGATGAGGCTTCAGGAATTTTGGTTTCAATGCTGATAGTTGGTTTTTTTTATGAGAACTATTTTTTAAATTTTATTCTATCTTTTGTTTTTTTCAGGTTTTACGATATAACAAAATTTTTCCCTGTTAATAAAATGGAAAAAATAAAAGGTGGAAGTGGTATAATGCTTGATGACATAGTGGCAGGAATAATGGCCGGTGTTTCGGTATTAATAATAGTTTTTATAGCGGGAAAGATAAAATGA